TGGCGAAAGCCGCGAGACCGGAGAACGAGGCGTCCGGCGGTACGGCGGAGACCGTGCTCCGGTCGGTCCGCTCGGCCTGCCGGGGCCCGTCCGTCTCGCTCCGCTTGCTGCGGCGGCGCGGCAGTCCGCCGGGGGTGGTCTCCACGCTTTCCGGCCGCGCGGCCGGTGCCGGCGCGGTGACCGTCTCGCGGGCCGGGGCGGCCGCGGCGGTACGCACGTCCGGGGCGGGCGCGGCCTGGGTGGTCGCGCCCGCGGGCAGCGGGCTGAAGTACTTGTGCGGAACCACGACCACCACGGAGGTGCCGAGCCACGGCGAGTCCGCGAAGGTGACCCGGATGCCGTAGCGGCGGGCGAGGGCTCCGACGACGCGCAGACCGATGCTCGCGTCCTCGGTGATGCCGCCGAGGCCGGCGCCGGGCGCGGTGCCGGCGAGGGCGTGCTCGGCCTCGCGCTTCTTCTCCTCGCTCAGGCCCTTGCCGGAGTCCTGGATCTCGATTCCGACGCCGTTGGGGACCTCCTTGCCGGAGATGAGCACCGGCTCGGTGGGCGGCGAGTAGCGGGCCGCGTTGTCCAGGAGGTGGGCGAAGATCAGCGTGAGGTGGTCCACCAGACCACCGTCGACGCCGAGTTCGGGCAGCTGGCGCACCTGGACGCGGTGGAAGTCCTTGATCCGGCCGATGCCGCCGCGCACCACGCTCAGCAGCCGCTGCGGTTCCTGCCACTGCCGGCCGGGCCGGTCCGAGCCACCGAGCACACCGATGCTCGCGGCGAGCGAGTCGGCGGGGCCGAGTTCCTGGTCGAGCTCCATCAGACCGCGGGCGACGGCCGGGAGCCTGCCGTGCTCGCCCTGCATCTCGTGCAGCCGGCCGCGGAGCTTGCTGGTCAGGACGTGGATGCGGTTGCCGATGCTGATCACGGCCTGCTCGGCGGAGGTGGAGCGGTCGAATTCCGCCTCCAGGCCGATCAGGGCCGTGCGCAGCAGCTTGCGCAGTTCGGCCTGGAGATCGGCGCTGACCTTCGCGCACTGGGTGACGGTCGGCAGGACGTCGTCGATGGCCTCGCCGGAACGCAGCTTCTCCATCGCGTCGGGCAGCTGCTCGTCGGCGAGCCGGGAGACCGCGGCGAGCTGGTGGGAGAGCTGCTCCTGCCAGACCTCGGCCTGGTCGGCGAGCTGGGCCTCGTAGGACCTTGCCTGCTCGGTCAGCCGTTCCTCGTACGCCCGGGACTGGTCGGCGAGCTGCGACTCGTACGTGGCGCTCTGGTCGGCGAGGCGCCGCTCGTAGGCCGCGTTCTGCTCGGTGAGCTGGGACTCCAGGGTGGCGCGCTCGGCGGAGAACTTCCGTTCCAGGCCCGCCACGTGCTGCTGCCACTGCAGGTTGTGCTCGGCCTGCGTGGTGCGGAAGGAGCCCTCCGCCCGGCTCAGTTGGGCTCGGGTGCGCAGCAGCAGGCGTACGCACACGGCACCGGCCGCCGTCGCCGCGACACCGGCGACGGCCGCGGTCATTCGCTCCGAACTCATGAACGTGGCGGCAACCGTCCCGCCTCCCAAGCCCAGCGGCATCAACCACCAGCTGTACCAGGCGACAGGGGCCCGCGCCGCCGGCGGCGGAGTGGCGAGTTCCATCTGCATCCTTAGAAGCAACACGATCGAACAGGGGGGGTGGACCGCACTCATGAGTACGCACCGCGAGTCGACCGGACGCGATCGCCTCAACTCGCAGCGCCGATGGGAACCTTATCGGGTTTGAAGCCGAGAGGATCAACCTCATCCCCGCCGGACGTGAGGGTTCCAGTCACTCTCCGACAGAAAGCAACAAGTCGGCAAATGGCTTTGCCGCCGGTCCAGTTGGGCGGACGCAGGGGCCGTGCCCAGGTCAGCGGGTGGTCTGGAACGTGCGGCGGTAGGCCTGCGGGGTCACGCCGATCGCCGCGTTCAGGTGCTGGCGCAGGGAGGCGCCGGTCGCGAAGCCGACCCGGCCTGCGATCTGGTCCACCGTGAGGTCGCTGGACTCCAGCAGATACCGGGCCCGGGCCACGCGCTGCTGGATCAGCCAGCGGCCGGGGCTGACGCCCACCTCGTCGTGGAAGCGGCGGGCGAAGGTGCGCAGGCTCATCCGGGCGTGGCCGGCGAGATCGGCCAGGGTGAGCGGTTCGCCGAGGCGTTCCAGGACCCAGGAGCGGGTGGCCGCGGTGCTCGCGGCGCCCTGTTCGGGGACGGGCTGTTCGATGTACTGGGCCTGCCCGCCGTCCCGGAACGGCGGGACCACGCAGCGGCGGGCGACGGCGTTGGCCAGCCGGCTGCCGTGGTCCTTGCGGACCAGGTGCAGGCAGATGTCCACGCCGGAGGCGGCTCCGGCGGAGGTGAGGAAGGGGTGGTCGTCGACGAACAGCACGTCCGGGTCGAGGTCGACGTGCGGGAACATGCGCCGGAAGCGGTCGGCGACCTGCCAGTGGGTGGTCGCCCTGCGCCCGTCGAGGAGCCCGGCGGCGGCGAGGACGAAGGCGCCGGTGCAGATGGAGACGATGCGCGTCCCGGGGCGGATGAGGGCGAGCGCGGCCAGGACCTTGTCGGGTACCTCGTCGCTCAGACGGTCCGGCGCGACGGGCGCGATCACCACGGTGTCGGCCGTGGCGAGGGCTTCCGGGCCGTGTTCCACGGTGACGCCGAAGTCCGCGTCGGTGCGCACCGGCCCGCCGTCGACCGAACAGGTGAGGACCTCGTACCGGCCGTCGGCCGCGCCGAGGATCCGGCTGGGGATGCCCAGTTCGAAGGGGTACACCCCGTCCAGGGCCAGGACCACCACTCGTTCACGCCGCATGGCACGATCTTATCGAAGATTGACCATTCTGCCATTGGCGGGCCGGGCGCGGAACGGCACGCTGGGACACCATGAGCACTCAGAACACGATGCGAGCCATCAGCCAGGACGTCCTCGGCGGTCCGGAGGCCCTGAAGGAAGTGGAAATCGAGCGCCCGGAACCCCGGCCGAACGAGGTGCTGGTCCGGGTACGGGCCGCCGGGGTCAACCCCACCGACTGGAAGCACCGGGCGACCGGGGGCTTCCTGGGCGAGCCGCCCTTCGTCCTCGGCTGGGACGTCTCCGGGGTGGTGGAGGCGGTCGGCATCGGCGTCGCGGCGTTCGCGCCCGGTGACGAGGTCTTCGGCATGCTGCCGTATCCGTTCGGGCACGGCTCGCACGCCGAGTACGTGATCGCTCCGGCGCGGGCCCTGGCGCGCAAGCCGGCCGGGATCGACCACGTCCAGGCGGGCGCGCTCCCGCTGGTGTCGCTGACCGCGTGGCAGGCGCTGGTCGAGCACGCGGACCTGCGGCCCGGGCAGCGGGTGCTGATCCACGCCGCGGCGGGCGGGGTCGGGCACGTGGCGGTGCAGATCGCCAAGGAGCGCGGCGCCCATGTGATCGGCACGGCGAGCGCGGGCAAGCACGAGTTCCTGCGCGAGATCGGCGTGGACGAGGCGGTGGACTACCGGGAGACGGACTTCACCGAGGCGGTGAAGGACGTCGACGTCGTCCTGGACACGATCGGCGGCGACAACGCCCTGCGCTCGCTGCGCGTGCTGCGCCCGGGCGGGGTCGTGGTGTCGATCCTTCCGGTGGGTTCGGACGACTTCTACCGGGAGGCCGAGCGGCTCGGTGTGCGGGCGGTGCGGATGCTGGTCGACGCCGAGCGCGCCGGCATGGAGACGATCGCGGAACTCGCCGAAACGGGCAGGCTCCGCGCCACGATCGCCGGGACCTTCCCCCTGGCAGCCGCCGCGGAGGCCCACGCCTCGGGCGACACGGGCCGGACGACGGGGAAGCTGGTGCTGGTGAACGACTGAGCCGAACGCCGGGCGGCCCGTTCCGGCCGACCGCGCGCGCCGTTGGGCCGCTCACGGTCAGCCGTGCCGGGCCTCTGGGCCGGTGGCGCGCGCGGGATAGCTGGTGCCGTGCCGGGCCTGTCGGCCGGTGGTCCGCGCAGAACGGCCGGTGAGGTGGCACGGGCTCGGCAGGACCGGACGCGGCCTCTGGGCCGGTCGCACGCACGGGATACCTGGTGCCGTGCCGGGCCTGTCGGCCGGTGGTCCGCGCAGAACGGCCGGTGAGGTGGCACGGGCTCGGCAGGACCGGACGCGGCCTCTGGGCCGGTCGCACGCACGGGATACCTGGTGCCGTGCCGGGCCTGTCGGCCGGTGATCCGCGCAGACTGGCTGGTGAGGCTCGGCAGGACGGCCGCGGCGGTGGAGGCGAACGACGTCCTGCGGGCCGGGCGACGGTGCCCGGCCGGTCGGCTCTGCCCGTTCGGCCTCCTCGGAGCGAACGGCGTCGGCCACACGGCCCCGCCGGTCAGCCGGCCTGCGGGGCCCACGGGGTGTTCGCACACCCCCGTCGTCCGCCCGGAGGGCGTGCGCCGCGGCTGCTGCAACGCCCCAAAGGGGCGCGGGGAACTGCGCGACAAGCCACGGCGAAGCCGCACACGCCGGTCCGCCGCACCCCCGAGCTCTCAGGCGGAACCGGCCAATGCGGCCGACCGCGTCAGAACATCAGAACCGGCTTGATCGTCTTGCCCGACTTCATGTCCTGGACCGCCCGGTCGATGTCCCCGAAGGGATACGTGCTGATCAGGCGGTGCAGCGGGAGCCTTCCGTCCTTCACCAGGCGGACCAGGGCGGGGATCATCGTCTGGGTCTCGCTGTCGCCGAGGGTGAGGCCGACGATCCGCTTGCCGCCGAGCAGACCGTTGACGTCCAGGGCGACCTCGGTGCCGAAGGGCGGGGCACCGACCACGACCAGGGTGCCGCGGGCGGCGAGCGCGTCGACGCCCTGGCGCAGGACACCGACGTTGCCCGTGGTCTCCACCACACCGTCCGCGCCCTGGCCGCCGGTGATCTCGGCGAGGTCCGAGGCGAGGTCCGTCCCGCTCGTGTCGACGGTGTGCGTGGCGCCCAGCTCCGTCGCCAGGGAAAGGCGCTCGGCGACCCGGTCGACGGCGACGATCCGCGTGGCCGGGGTGAGGGCCGCCGCCATCACGGCCGACAGGCCGACCGCCCCGGCGCCCAGGACGACGACCGTGCTGCCCGTGTCCGGCTTCAGGACGTTCCAGACGGCCCCCACACCGGTCTGCACGCCGCAGCCCAGCGGGGCGATGGACTCCAGCGGCACGTCCGGGTCGACCTTGACGAGGCTGCGCTCGTCGGCCAGCGCCCGCTCGGCGAAGGAGGACTGGCCGAAGAAGTGCCCGCCCAGGGCCTGACCCTCGCGGCTGATGGTGTTCGTGCCGTCGGCCCGGCTGCCGCCGAGCAGGTTCAGCGGCAGCCACGTCGCGCAGTACGCGGGGTGCCCGCCGCGGCAGTTGCGGCAGTCGCCGCAGGAGGTGAAGGAGAGCAGGACGTGGTCGCCGGGCGTGACGCCGGTGACGGCGGAGCCGACGGCCTCGACGACGCCCGCGCCCTCGTGGCCGAGGACCCCGGGCAGCGGGAAGGGCAGTCCGCCGCTCGCCACACCGAGGTCGGTGTGGCACAGGCCGGTGGCGACCATGCGGACCAGCGCCTCGTGCGGGCCGGGTTCGTCGAGGACGACGTCGGAGAGGGTGAAGGGCGCGCCGCCGGACTCGACGACCGCGGCACGGGTGGTGGTGGGCATCGTGGGAGCTCCTTGGCGGTGTTCTCAGTCGAGCGAGACGACGACGGACTTGACCTTGGTGTAACCGGCGAGGGCCTCGGGCCCGTACTCGCGGCCGTAGCCGGAGTCCTTCACGCCGCCGAAGGGCACCGCGGGGTCGAGCATCGCCCAGTCGTTGACCCAGACGATGCCGGCCTGGAGCCGGTCGGCGACCCGGTGCGCGCGGGCGAGGTTGGTGGTCTGGACGCCCGAGGCCAGGCCGTAGGGGGTGGAGTTGGCGAGGGCGACGGCCTCGTCCTCGTCGTCGAAGGGCTGCACGGTGAGGACCGGGCCGAAGATCTCCTCCTGGATCACGCGGGAGTCGTTCGACAGGTCGGCGACGACGGTCGGCTTGTAGTAGTAGCCGCCGTCCAGGTCGAGCCGCTCGCCGCCGCAGACGATCCGGGCGCCCTCCTTGCGGGCCAGGGCGACGTACTCCTCGACCTTCTTCAGGTGCTTCTCGGCCGCCATCGGGCCGATGACCGTGGCCGGGTCGCGCGGGTCGCCGATCGGCACCCCGGGTACGGCCTCGGCGAGGATGCCGAGCAGCGTCGGGTACACCGAGCGGGCCACCAGCAGGCGCGGTCCGCCCATGCAGAACTGGCCGGTGTTGAAGACAAAGCCCTTGATGACCGCGCCCACGGCCTTCTCCAGGTCGGCGTCCTCGAAGACGAGGTGGGCCGCGTTCCCGCCGAGCTCCATGGTGACGGGCTTGAGGGCCTCGCCGGCGACGCTCGCCACGTGCCGGCCGATCGCGGTGGAGCCGGTGAAGGCCACCTTGTCGACACCGCGGTGGCGCAGCAGCGCCTCGCCGGCCACCGGCCCGCTGCCGGTCACGACGTTGACCACGCCGTCGGGCACACCCGCCTCCTGGAAGAGCCGGGCCATGTACAGGGCGCTCAGCGGTGTCTCGTCGGCGGGCTTGTGGACGACGGTGTTGCCGGCCGCCAGCGCGGGGCCGAGCTTGCTGCCGGCGAGGATCAGCGGGAAGTTGAACGGGGTGATCGCGGCGACCACGCCGAGCGGCTCGCGCTTGGTGTAAGCGAGGGCGTTCATGGGGGTGTCGCGCAGGGCGCCGTCCTGGCTCTGCGCGAGGTTCGCGACGTACTCGTAGTCGTTGGCCGCGTTCGTCACGTCGACGGCGCCGCACAGCGTGATCGGCTTGCCGACGTCGAGACTCTCCAGCGCGGCGATCTCGTCGGCGTTCTCGCGGATCAGCTGGGCGACGCGGTGCAGCACCCGACCCCGCTCGCGGCCGCTCAGACCGGACCAGACGCCGTCGTCGTAGGCCTCGCGGGCGGCCCGTACGGCCGCGTCGACGTCGGCCGGGCCCGCCTCCGCGACGGTGGTGACGACCGTGCCCCGGGACGGGTCGACCACCTCGGTGCGCGCCCCGTCGGCGGCCTCGCGCCACTGTCCCCCGATGAACAGCTGTCCGGGTTCCGTCTCGAAGGTGGTCATCGCCGCTCCTCAGCGTCGTCGCCAAGATTTCAACAAACAGGATTCCTGTTGGTTCGCAGTCTCTTTACAGACAGGTTTCCTGTCAATGCTCTAGCCTGCATCCATGCTCGACGCACAGGTGCCCAAGGCACCCCCTTCCCTGCTCTACATGGTCAAGCAGGTGGAGCTCGTCGTGCGCTCCCATCTGGACGAGCTGGTCAGACCCTCCGGGATCACCGCTCTCCAGTACACCGCGCTGACCGTGCTGGAGCGACACGACGGACTGTCGGCGGCCCAGCTGGCCCGCGACTCCTTCGTCACCGCGCAGTCCATCGCCGACCTCGTCCGCTCCCTGGAGGGCCGCGGACTGGTGCGCCGGGAGCGCAACCCCCGCAACCGCCGGGAGCTGCTGATCCTGCTCACCGACGCCGGCCGGGAGCTGCTCGCACGGCACGCCGGGCCCGTCCGGGAGCTGGAGGAGCGGATGGTGCGCGACCTCACCGCGCACCAGACCGAGCAGTTCCGCCGGGCCCTCACCAAGGCCTGGCACGCCCTGTCGTAGCACCAGACGCACGCCGGGGACCACGCCCGCGCACGCCCCCGCGCGAACCTCGGCCAACTCGGCCGCAATTCAGAGACATATGTCAATCGAACATGCTCAAATTCACTCGTTGGAGGGTAACTTGCGGGGCGGGGAACGGTTTTGAGGACCGCAGCCCCTCCCCACGCACGGAGCAGGCTGGAGGCGATCTCGTCGTGCGGCAGGAACCTGCACCGCTCACCCGGTATCTGCGCGTCCGTCGGGAACGGGGGCACACGGTGCTGGAGGTGCGTGGCGAGATCGACCTCGCCGCGGCCACGGAGATCGCCCCGCACCTGGACCGGGAGACGAACCGCCGCGCCGCCCGGATCGTGATCGACCTCAGCCGGATCGAGTTCTTCGACTGCTCGGGCCTGCGGCTGCTGTACCGGGCCAGGAGCCGGGTGCTCGACCGGGGCGGGCAGCTGCTCCTGGTCTGCGCCCACCCGCTGACGCTGCGCGTCCTGCGGATCACCGGCCTGTCCCGGCTGCTGCCCCCGCAGCCGACGCTGGACGCGGCCCTGGAACAGCCGGAGGCGGCGTCCGGCCCGGTGTGATGCCCGAGCGCGCCCTTCAGCGCTTCCGCCGACGTCCTTCCCTCCTCAACCGGCCGGTCTGGCAAGGCTCCTGGCGGGCATCAGGACAGTAGGAAGGAGGGCCGTCGCATGACGACTCCCGTCAAGCGTCTCCCCAGGCGCGTCCCCGGCTGGGCGAAGGTGGTGGGCGCGCTCGTGCTGGTGCTCGTCGTGTTCTTCGCCGGGATCCGGCTCAGCGTGGTGCCGGGCCTGAAGGACCTGTTCGGCACCGAGACCCAGGACCGGTCCGGCCCCGCGCTGCTGAAGTCCATCCAGGACCTCAGCCGTTACGACGCCGCCTCCGGCAATTTCCAGGTCGTCGTGGACCTGGAGAAGGACGCCAAGTTCCTCCCCGACGCGATCCGCGGCACCCGCACCCTGTACGTCGGTGCGGGCACCGTCGACGCCTACGTCGACCTGGGCAAGGTCGGCGACGACGACGTACAGGTCAACGGCGACCGCACGTCCGCCACGCTCCGGCTGCCCCACGCGCAGCTGGGGAAGCCGGCCCTCGACCCCGACCGTTCCTACGCCGTCTCCAAGCAGCGCGGTCTCTTCGACCGCCTCGGCGACCTCTTCTCGGACAACCCCAACGGCGAACAGGCCGTGCAGAAACTCGCGGTACGGCACATCGGCGACGCGGCGAAGGAGAGCGAGCTGACCGCCCGAGCCGAGAGCAACACCACCGGCATGCTCGAAGGCCTGCTGCGTTCCCTGGGCTTCAAGGAGGTACGCGTCTCGTACGGGAGCTGACCAGGTCGTGCCCCTCGGGACGGGTCCTCGGCCGGTTCGCGGCGCATCGTCGGCACGCCCGGGGGTAGCCGCCTTAGCACGCAGAGAAGTTGAAGACTGGAGGACGGAATGGCCGGTGCAGCCTCACGTGTCCGTACGGCCGACTCCGGCCGCGAGCGACGCTCGCTGCCGCTGCCCCTCCGGCTGCTGGCGATGCTGTGCGCCTTCACGTTCATGGTGGCCTTCGCCGTGGTGCTGGCCCGGCTGACGCTCCAGCCCTCGCCCGCGTCGGAAGCGCTGACCCACACCAATCTGCATCCGGGCCGCTCGCTGAAGGCCTATCTCGACCAGCCGGAACTGCGGGACGCCGTCCGGCAGATCGGCGGCAACATCCTGCTGGGCATCCCCTTCGGCGTCCTCGTGCCCGTCGTCGCCCCGCGCACCCGCGGCATCCTGCGCGTACTGTTGCTGACCGCCGTGGTGATGCTGCTGGTGGAGTTCGCCCAGGGGGCGCTGGTCACCGGCCGCGCCTTCGACATCGACGACGTCATCCTGAACACCGGGGGCGCGCTCATCGGTTACCTGCTCCTGGGCCGCCGGCTGAGCCGCGCGGTGCATGCGCGCAGGCCCCGCGGCGGCAGGGCGGGGAAGAAGCCGGCGTCCGGCAGGGCCTAGTGCACGGTCAGGGCCCAGTGCACCGTCAGGGCCCTAGTGCACGGTCCAGGTGAACTTGTCGCCGCCGACCCAGCGGACCACGTCCGGGTCGTCCAGGTCGTGGACCGTGATGCCGAACGCGGCGGCGGCCGTCAGTACGTCGGTGACGGCCTTGGCCTCCCCGACCACCTGGCCGTCGATCGCCACGATCCGGAACGGCGGTGTGCCCGGCTGCACCCCGAGCACCATGATCCGCGGGTGGGATATGTACGGGCTCGCGCTTTCGGTCATGCATCGAGCGTAGAGCGCATCCGGCGGTAGTGCGGAGTCCAGGCACCGGCCGGGCCGACCGGCCCGGCCGGTCGGCTCAGGGGCGGCGCCAGTCGTCGCTCGTCAGGTGCGAGCCGGCCTGCGGGCCCATGCGGAGCATGCCGCCGTCGACGCTCCAGGAGGCGCCGGTGACGTACGAGGCGTCCGAGCCGGCGAGGAAGGCGATGACGGCGGCGACCTCGCGGGCGTCGCCGGGCCGTCCCAGCGGCACGCCCGGGCGGCTCTCGGTGTGCGGGTCGGTGTCCTCCTGCCCGGTCATGGGCGTGGAGATCTCGCCGGGTGCGACGGCGTTGACAGTAATGCGGTACTCCGCGAGTTCGAGCGCCATGACCTGGGTGAGCAGGCCGAGACCGCCCTTCGCGGCGCAGTACGGGGCGGCGCCCACGCGCGGCTGGTGCTCGTGGACGGACGTCACGTTGACGATCCGCCCGCCGTCGCCCTGCCGGATCATGTGCCGGGCCGCCTTCTGCCCACACAGGAACGGCCCGACGAGATCGACGTCGAGGACCTCGCGCACATCGGACAGCTCCAGGTCGAGGAAGGGCGTCATGGTGCCGGTGCCGGCGTTGTTGACCAGCACGTCGATACGGCCGAGGCGCTCGCACAGCTCGTCGACGGTGTCGGCGGCATCGGGCAGCCGGGTGAGGTCCATCCGGGCGACCTCGGCCCGCTGCCCGTGCGCCCGGACCTCCTCGGCCGTCTCCTCCGCTCCCTTGTGGTCGCTGTGCCAGGTGATGCCGACGTCCATGCCCGCCTCGGCCAGCCGTACGGCGGTGGCCCTGCCGATGCCGGAGTCGGCGCCGGTGATCACGGCGGCCTTGCTGCGGGGCGCGGTGGGGGCGGACATGGCAGGCCTCCTGGTCGAGCGTTCGGGACGAGGCATCGCAGTACCCGGGTGCGGACCGGGCAAACCGCGCGCCCGTCGTGCGGCCCGCCGGGCGCTGGGGAACCCTTGAGGTGGAGGTGGCGATGGATCCTGTCGAGGCACTGGACCGGATCGCCTTTCTGCTGGAGCGGTCCCTGGCGCCGACGTACCGCGTACGCGCCTTCCGTACGGCGTCCCGGGTACTGAAGGAGCTGGGCGAGGACGAGGTGCGCCGGCGGGCGGACGCCGGGTCGCTGGAGTCGCTCAAGGGGGTCGGTCCGAAGACCGCGCAGGTGGTGCGGGAGGCACTGGCCGGTGAGGTGCCCGGCTACCTGAGGAAACTGGAGGGCGAGGCGAAGGAGCCGCCGGCCGTACGGGGCGGTGAACGGCTGCGGGCGCTGCTGCGCGGCGACTGCCATCTGCACTCCGACTGGTCGGACGGCGGCAGCCCGATCGAGGAGATGGGCCGGGCAGCGGCGGCGCTGGGGCACGAGTGGGCGGCGCTGACCGACCACTCGCCGCGCCTGACCGTGGCCCGCGGGCTGTCGGCCGAGCGGCTGCGGGAGCAACTGGACGTGGTGGCGGAGCTGAACGAGACCTGGGCGCCGTTCCGGCTGCTGACCGGCATCGAGTGCGACATCCTCGAGGACGGCTCGCTCGACCAGGAGCCGGAGCTGCTGGACCGGCTCGACATCGTGGT
This region of Streptomyces caelestis genomic DNA includes:
- a CDS encoding PHP domain-containing protein; protein product: MDPVEALDRIAFLLERSLAPTYRVRAFRTASRVLKELGEDEVRRRADAGSLESLKGVGPKTAQVVREALAGEVPGYLRKLEGEAKEPPAVRGGERLRALLRGDCHLHSDWSDGGSPIEEMGRAAAALGHEWAALTDHSPRLTVARGLSAERLREQLDVVAELNETWAPFRLLTGIECDILEDGSLDQEPELLDRLDIVVVSVHSKLRMDARSMTRRMVAAVRDPHSDVLGHCTGRLLTGRGRPESEFDADEVFTACAETGTALEINSRPERLDPPRRLLRRAVDAGVLFSVDTDAHAPGQLDWQINGCARAEECGVPPERVVTTWSLDELLAWTRDRRVPSGVASG
- a CDS encoding anti-sigma factor antagonist, producing the protein MRQEPAPLTRYLRVRRERGHTVLEVRGEIDLAAATEIAPHLDRETNRRAARIVIDLSRIEFFDCSGLRLLYRARSRVLDRGGQLLLVCAHPLTLRVLRITGLSRLLPPQPTLDAALEQPEAASGPV
- a CDS encoding VanZ family protein yields the protein MAGAASRVRTADSGRERRSLPLPLRLLAMLCAFTFMVAFAVVLARLTLQPSPASEALTHTNLHPGRSLKAYLDQPELRDAVRQIGGNILLGIPFGVLVPVVAPRTRGILRVLLLTAVVMLLVEFAQGALVTGRAFDIDDVILNTGGALIGYLLLGRRLSRAVHARRPRGGRAGKKPASGRA
- a CDS encoding NAD(P)-dependent alcohol dehydrogenase; its protein translation is MPTTTRAAVVESGGAPFTLSDVVLDEPGPHEALVRMVATGLCHTDLGVASGGLPFPLPGVLGHEGAGVVEAVGSAVTGVTPGDHVLLSFTSCGDCRNCRGGHPAYCATWLPLNLLGGSRADGTNTISREGQALGGHFFGQSSFAERALADERSLVKVDPDVPLESIAPLGCGVQTGVGAVWNVLKPDTGSTVVVLGAGAVGLSAVMAAALTPATRIVAVDRVAERLSLATELGATHTVDTSGTDLASDLAEITGGQGADGVVETTGNVGVLRQGVDALAARGTLVVVGAPPFGTEVALDVNGLLGGKRIVGLTLGDSETQTMIPALVRLVKDGRLPLHRLISTYPFGDIDRAVQDMKSGKTIKPVLMF
- a CDS encoding SDR family oxidoreductase, producing MSAPTAPRSKAAVITGADSGIGRATAVRLAEAGMDVGITWHSDHKGAEETAEEVRAHGQRAEVARMDLTRLPDAADTVDELCERLGRIDVLVNNAGTGTMTPFLDLELSDVREVLDVDLVGPFLCGQKAARHMIRQGDGGRIVNVTSVHEHQPRVGAAPYCAAKGGLGLLTQVMALELAEYRITVNAVAPGEISTPMTGQEDTDPHTESRPGVPLGRPGDAREVAAVIAFLAGSDASYVTGASWSVDGGMLRMGPQAGSHLTSDDWRRP
- a CDS encoding aldehyde dehydrogenase family protein; this translates as MTTFETEPGQLFIGGQWREAADGARTEVVDPSRGTVVTTVAEAGPADVDAAVRAAREAYDDGVWSGLSGRERGRVLHRVAQLIRENADEIAALESLDVGKPITLCGAVDVTNAANDYEYVANLAQSQDGALRDTPMNALAYTKREPLGVVAAITPFNFPLILAGSKLGPALAAGNTVVHKPADETPLSALYMARLFQEAGVPDGVVNVVTGSGPVAGEALLRHRGVDKVAFTGSTAIGRHVASVAGEALKPVTMELGGNAAHLVFEDADLEKAVGAVIKGFVFNTGQFCMGGPRLLVARSVYPTLLGILAEAVPGVPIGDPRDPATVIGPMAAEKHLKKVEEYVALARKEGARIVCGGERLDLDGGYYYKPTVVADLSNDSRVIQEEIFGPVLTVQPFDDEDEAVALANSTPYGLASGVQTTNLARAHRVADRLQAGIVWVNDWAMLDPAVPFGGVKDSGYGREYGPEALAGYTKVKSVVVSLD
- a CDS encoding GlxA family transcriptional regulator; protein product: MRRERVVVLALDGVYPFELGIPSRILGAADGRYEVLTCSVDGGPVRTDADFGVTVEHGPEALATADTVVIAPVAPDRLSDEVPDKVLAALALIRPGTRIVSICTGAFVLAAAGLLDGRRATTHWQVADRFRRMFPHVDLDPDVLFVDDHPFLTSAGAASGVDICLHLVRKDHGSRLANAVARRCVVPPFRDGGQAQYIEQPVPEQGAASTAATRSWVLERLGEPLTLADLAGHARMSLRTFARRFHDEVGVSPGRWLIQQRVARARYLLESSDLTVDQIAGRVGFATGASLRQHLNAAIGVTPQAYRRTFQTTR
- a CDS encoding MarR family winged helix-turn-helix transcriptional regulator produces the protein MLDAQVPKAPPSLLYMVKQVELVVRSHLDELVRPSGITALQYTALTVLERHDGLSAAQLARDSFVTAQSIADLVRSLEGRGLVRRERNPRNRRELLILLTDAGRELLARHAGPVRELEERMVRDLTAHQTEQFRRALTKAWHALS
- a CDS encoding NADP-dependent oxidoreductase; this translates as MSTQNTMRAISQDVLGGPEALKEVEIERPEPRPNEVLVRVRAAGVNPTDWKHRATGGFLGEPPFVLGWDVSGVVEAVGIGVAAFAPGDEVFGMLPYPFGHGSHAEYVIAPARALARKPAGIDHVQAGALPLVSLTAWQALVEHADLRPGQRVLIHAAAGGVGHVAVQIAKERGAHVIGTASAGKHEFLREIGVDEAVDYRETDFTEAVKDVDVVLDTIGGDNALRSLRVLRPGGVVVSILPVGSDDFYREAERLGVRAVRMLVDAERAGMETIAELAETGRLRATIAGTFPLAAAAEAHASGDTGRTTGKLVLVND
- a CDS encoding ATP-binding protein is translated as MELATPPPAARAPVAWYSWWLMPLGLGGGTVAATFMSSERMTAAVAGVAATAAGAVCVRLLLRTRAQLSRAEGSFRTTQAEHNLQWQQHVAGLERKFSAERATLESQLTEQNAAYERRLADQSATYESQLADQSRAYEERLTEQARSYEAQLADQAEVWQEQLSHQLAAVSRLADEQLPDAMEKLRSGEAIDDVLPTVTQCAKVSADLQAELRKLLRTALIGLEAEFDRSTSAEQAVISIGNRIHVLTSKLRGRLHEMQGEHGRLPAVARGLMELDQELGPADSLAASIGVLGGSDRPGRQWQEPQRLLSVVRGGIGRIKDFHRVQVRQLPELGVDGGLVDHLTLIFAHLLDNAARYSPPTEPVLISGKEVPNGVGIEIQDSGKGLSEEKKREAEHALAGTAPGAGLGGITEDASIGLRVVGALARRYGIRVTFADSPWLGTSVVVVVPHKYFSPLPAGATTQAAPAPDVRTAAAAPARETVTAPAPAARPESVETTPGGLPRRRSKRSETDGPRQAERTDRSTVSAVPPDASFSGLAAFATAGRDAAEASQAADDRDIPAGRESTEHRIEESD
- a CDS encoding DUF4230 domain-containing protein; translated protein: MTTPVKRLPRRVPGWAKVVGALVLVLVVFFAGIRLSVVPGLKDLFGTETQDRSGPALLKSIQDLSRYDAASGNFQVVVDLEKDAKFLPDAIRGTRTLYVGAGTVDAYVDLGKVGDDDVQVNGDRTSATLRLPHAQLGKPALDPDRSYAVSKQRGLFDRLGDLFSDNPNGEQAVQKLAVRHIGDAAKESELTARAESNTTGMLEGLLRSLGFKEVRVSYGS